In one Desulfoferula mesophila genomic region, the following are encoded:
- a CDS encoding helix-turn-helix domain-containing protein: MAREDKNGHHELMSQMQGMDHSNSREDDFLAGVDAVAASQEAPADPALPVGQRIRQSRESKGLSLEDLAQRTGLPEAMLAEVENESASPPLGVLVKLGKALDMRWGSLISGGGDRSYTVTRSTERQRMSRQASQKGTSYGYTYETLAPHKTNRSMEPFIVTLQPSGGEAPPSAHDGQEFIYVLDGVMEALVDDALEILGTGDSIYYDSTVPHLLRPHGDQPVQILAVIYSQEK; encoded by the coding sequence ATGGCGCGCGAGGATAAAAACGGACACCACGAGCTCATGTCCCAGATGCAGGGCATGGACCACAGCAACAGCCGGGAGGACGACTTTCTGGCCGGAGTGGACGCGGTGGCCGCGAGCCAGGAGGCGCCGGCCGACCCGGCCCTGCCCGTGGGGCAGCGCATCCGCCAGTCCCGCGAGAGCAAGGGCCTGAGCCTGGAAGACCTGGCCCAGCGCACCGGGCTGCCCGAGGCCATGCTGGCCGAGGTGGAAAACGAAAGCGCCTCCCCTCCCCTGGGGGTGCTGGTCAAGCTGGGCAAGGCCCTGGACATGCGCTGGGGGTCGCTGATCTCCGGCGGGGGCGACCGCTCCTACACCGTGACCCGCTCCACCGAGCGCCAGCGGATGAGCCGCCAGGCCAGCCAAAAGGGCACCTCCTACGGCTACACCTACGAGACCCTGGCTCCCCACAAGACCAACCGCTCCATGGAGCCCTTTATCGTGACCCTGCAACCCTCCGGCGGCGAGGCCCCGCCCTCGGCCCACGACGGCCAGGAGTTTATCTACGTCCTGGACGGCGTGATGGAGGCCCTGGTGGACGACGCGCTGGAGATATTGGGCACCGGCGACAGCATCTACTACGACTCCACCGTGCCCCACCTGCTGCGCCCCCACGGCGACCAGCCGGTGCAGATCCTGGCGGTGATCTACAGCCAGGAAAAATAA
- a CDS encoding acyl-CoA dehydrogenase family protein — MDFELTMEQEILRKTVRDFAEKEIGPVARELDQKEEFSLDTCRAMGELGLFGMIVAEEYGGQGMDYVSYIIAVEELARIDGSHAATIAAGNSLGISPLYYYGSEEQKRKYLPKLCTGEGLWGFGLTEPNAGSDAGNSATNAVLDGDEWVINGSKIFITNASAPNSLGVTVMCKTGKREDGRDELSCILVENGTPGFEARPMHGKMMWRASNTSELYFDDCRVPQDNILGTRGKGFHQMLETLDGGRLSIGAMGVGGAQGAYELAFRYARERVQFGKPVSSFQVNAFKLADMAMEIEAARLLLYNACWLRDNHKFFSKHAAMAKLYASEVMGRVTDQAVQLHGGYGLMQEYDVERFYRDYKLLTIGEGTSEIQRLVIARLIGAI; from the coding sequence ATGGATTTCGAGCTGACCATGGAGCAGGAAATCCTGCGCAAGACGGTGCGGGACTTCGCCGAAAAGGAGATAGGCCCGGTGGCCCGGGAGCTGGACCAGAAGGAGGAGTTCTCCCTGGACACCTGCCGGGCCATGGGCGAGTTGGGCCTGTTCGGCATGATCGTGGCCGAGGAGTACGGCGGCCAGGGCATGGACTACGTGTCCTACATCATCGCCGTGGAGGAGCTGGCCCGCATCGACGGCTCCCACGCCGCCACCATCGCCGCGGGCAACTCCCTGGGCATCTCGCCGCTGTACTACTACGGCAGCGAGGAGCAGAAGCGCAAATACCTGCCCAAGCTGTGCACCGGCGAGGGGCTGTGGGGTTTCGGGCTAACCGAGCCCAACGCGGGCTCCGACGCGGGCAACTCCGCCACCAACGCGGTCTTGGACGGCGACGAGTGGGTGATCAACGGCTCCAAGATATTCATCACCAACGCCAGCGCCCCCAACAGCCTGGGGGTCACGGTGATGTGCAAGACCGGCAAGCGCGAGGACGGGCGCGACGAGCTCTCGTGCATCCTGGTGGAAAACGGCACTCCCGGTTTCGAGGCCCGGCCCATGCACGGCAAGATGATGTGGCGCGCCTCCAACACCAGCGAGCTTTACTTCGACGACTGCCGGGTGCCCCAGGACAACATCCTGGGCACCAGGGGCAAGGGCTTCCACCAGATGCTCGAAACCCTGGACGGCGGGCGGCTGTCCATCGGGGCCATGGGGGTGGGCGGGGCCCAGGGGGCCTACGAGCTGGCCTTCCGCTACGCCAGGGAGCGGGTGCAGTTCGGCAAGCCGGTGTCCAGCTTCCAGGTCAACGCCTTCAAACTGGCCGACATGGCCATGGAGATCGAGGCGGCCCGCCTGTTGCTCTACAACGCCTGTTGGCTGCGCGACAACCACAAGTTTTTCTCCAAGCACGCGGCCATGGCCAAGCTCTACGCCTCGGAGGTGATGGGGCGGGTGACCGACCAGGCCGTGCAGTTGCACGGCGGCTACGGCCTGATGCAGGAGTATGACGTGGAGCGCTTTTACCGGGACTACAAGCTGTTGACCATAGGGGAGGGCACCAGCGAGATTCAGCGCCTGGTCATCGCCAGGCTGATCGGAGCCATTTAG
- a CDS encoding IS3 family transposase (programmed frameshift) has product MRRTRFSETQIVKILKEVEGGRTAKEVCREYGVSSATYYKWKSKYGGMEASDIVRLKELEEENRRLKQMYADLSLENRALKDVIGKKNIRPAGRRDLAKFMCKEHGLSIRRACRALRLSRSVYAYRPKPRDDGPIIEALTSLADKYPRYGFAKLFQVIRRDGHGWNHKRVYRVYCALKLNLRRKGKKRLPTRDPQPLAVPDLANICWSVDFMSDALYGGQRFRTFNVVDDFNREALAIEVDVNLPAQRIIRVLERIAAWRGYPSRLRLDNGPELVSVAMAQWAEEHSIDLGFTQPGKPTQNSYIERFNRTYREEVLDLYIFSRLSEVREITDRWLKEYNEERPHESLGNLTPAEYLAINSPEVSTVDWH; this is encoded by the exons ATGCGCAGGACCAGATTCAGCGAAACTCAGATCGTCAAAATTCTGAAAGAGGTGGAAGGGGGCAGGACCGCCAAGGAGGTCTGCCGGGAATACGGTGTCAGCAGCGCCACCTACTACAAATGGAAGTCCAAGTACGGGGGCATGGAGGCCTCGGACATCGTCCGGCTCAAGGAGCTTGAAGAAGAAAACAGGCGTCTAAAGCAGATGTACGCCGACTTGAGCCTTGAGAATCGGGCTCTGAAGGACGTCATCG GAAAGAAAAATATAAGGCCAGCGGGTCGGCGCGATCTGGCTAAGTTCATGTGCAAAGAGCACGGTCTGAGCATTCGCCGGGCCTGCCGCGCCCTGAGGCTGAGCCGGTCGGTTTATGCCTACCGACCCAAGCCCCGCGACGATGGTCCGATCATCGAGGCGCTGACTTCGCTGGCAGACAAATATCCCAGATACGGCTTTGCCAAACTGTTTCAAGTAATTCGGCGGGATGGACATGGCTGGAATCACAAGCGGGTGTACCGAGTGTACTGCGCCCTGAAGCTAAACCTTCGCAGGAAGGGTAAGAAGCGCCTGCCTACTCGTGATCCCCAGCCGCTTGCAGTGCCGGATCTGGCCAATATCTGCTGGTCGGTGGACTTCATGAGCGATGCCCTGTATGGCGGCCAGCGATTCAGGACCTTTAATGTGGTGGATGATTTCAATCGAGAGGCCCTGGCCATAGAGGTGGACGTCAATCTCCCCGCCCAAAGGATAATCCGAGTGCTGGAGCGTATCGCTGCCTGGCGGGGCTACCCGTCCAGGCTGAGGCTGGACAACGGCCCGGAGCTGGTCAGTGTAGCTATGGCCCAATGGGCCGAGGAGCATAGTATCGATTTGGGTTTCACTCAGCCCGGCAAGCCCACCCAGAATTCATACATTGAACGCTTCAACCGGACCTATCGGGAAGAGGTGCTGGACCTTTACATATTTTCCCGTCTAAGCGAGGTGCGGGAAATCACGGATCGCTGGCTCAAGGAGTACAACGAGGAACGCCCTCATGAGTCCCTCGGCAACCTGACACCAGCCGAATACCTCGCTATAAATTCACCTGAAGTTTCTACTGTTGACTGGCACTAA
- a CDS encoding thiolase C-terminal domain-containing protein, whose amino-acid sequence MIKFGKGNLRVPQWSRRVFMVAGGCTPFRKYFPEYKLEELVMMGYKMMLEDNDLKLSPKQVKDCIQYAAYGEFADHFQDQLLCEAKIHDYLGLDPLWNTGIKTGGATGGAAMLNGCMAVASGYADCVLVSGWERMDEVDTRTGNFYISTAACKDFETRMGRIYSSYYAPMANRFAEAYNLSEVTRAKVAVKNRGYAMSNPNAQQPGHHTVEEVLESRMSAYPLRFLECCAMTAGSASALLCNEEMAYKLSDHPVELFMAGGTHTLRVADRRHMDIPLLPNEEPGMYDELLKESGRWPGFESFLAARFAAYLAYRMAGIHDPLEELDLVELHDAFTISDIQTYGDIGLRPYGQEPDYIESGDAYYEGKCPSNLSGGLLGTMHAVGATGIWQACEVFWQIQDRYDYIHGDKKWWDRAEKEKPADWKSLQVKDPKQGLWISHAGVGSHVTCGILRKAW is encoded by the coding sequence ATGATCAAATTCGGCAAGGGCAATCTCAGGGTGCCGCAATGGTCCCGCAGGGTATTCATGGTGGCCGGCGGCTGCACCCCCTTCCGCAAGTACTTCCCGGAGTACAAGCTGGAGGAACTGGTGATGATGGGCTACAAGATGATGCTGGAGGACAACGACCTCAAGCTCTCGCCCAAACAAGTTAAGGACTGCATCCAATACGCGGCCTACGGGGAGTTCGCCGACCACTTCCAGGACCAGCTCCTGTGCGAGGCCAAAATCCACGACTACTTGGGCCTGGACCCCCTGTGGAACACCGGCATCAAGACCGGCGGGGCCACCGGCGGGGCGGCCATGCTCAACGGCTGCATGGCCGTGGCCAGCGGCTACGCCGACTGCGTGCTGGTCAGCGGCTGGGAGCGCATGGACGAGGTGGACACCCGCACCGGAAACTTCTACATCTCCACCGCCGCCTGCAAGGACTTCGAGACCCGCATGGGCCGCATCTACAGCTCCTATTACGCGCCCATGGCCAACCGCTTCGCCGAGGCCTATAACCTCTCGGAGGTGACCCGGGCCAAGGTGGCGGTGAAAAACCGGGGCTACGCCATGAGCAACCCCAACGCCCAGCAGCCGGGCCACCATACCGTGGAGGAGGTGCTGGAATCGCGCATGAGCGCCTATCCCCTGCGCTTCCTGGAGTGCTGCGCCATGACCGCCGGCAGCGCCTCGGCCCTGCTGTGCAACGAGGAGATGGCCTACAAGCTCTCCGACCATCCGGTGGAACTGTTCATGGCCGGGGGCACCCACACCCTGCGGGTGGCCGACCGCCGGCACATGGACATACCCCTGCTGCCCAACGAAGAGCCCGGCATGTACGACGAGCTGTTGAAGGAGTCCGGCCGCTGGCCCGGCTTCGAGTCCTTCCTGGCCGCGCGCTTCGCGGCTTATTTGGCCTATCGCATGGCCGGCATCCACGACCCCCTGGAGGAGTTGGACCTGGTGGAGTTGCACGACGCCTTCACCATCAGCGACATCCAGACCTACGGCGACATCGGACTCAGGCCCTACGGCCAGGAGCCGGACTACATCGAGAGCGGCGACGCCTACTATGAGGGCAAGTGCCCCTCCAACCTCTCCGGCGGCCTGTTGGGCACCATGCACGCGGTGGGGGCCACCGGCATCTGGCAGGCCTGCGAGGTGTTCTGGCAGATTCAGGACCGCTACGACTATATCCACGGCGACAAGAAGTGGTGGGACCGGGCCGAGAAGGAAAAGCCGGCCGACTGGAAGAGCCTGCAGGTAAAGGATCCCAAACAGGGCCTGTGGATCAGCCACGCCGGCGTGGGCTCCCACGTTACCTGCGGCATTTTGCGCAAGGCCTGGTAG
- a CDS encoding 3-methyl-2-oxobutanoate dehydrogenase subunit VorB, translating into MARRVMIKGNEAIAMGAIEAGCRYYFGYPITPQTDIPEYLAAVLPKMGGTFLQAESEVAAINMLMGAAATGARAMTSSSSPGISLKQEGISYLAGSQIPGVIVNMSRSGPGLGGIHPSQGDYFQSTRGGGHGDYRTLVLAPSTAQENYDLTMLAFDLADKYRNPVMVLGDALIGQIKEPVELKAYRKKPKAKPWALTGAEGRHGQILKSLFLADGELTDHNWLLDKKYKSMEKEVRYETYRAEDAKMMLVAFGSVGRILRTSVDILRDKGKAVGLMRPITLFPFPTKAVRQTAEAAQVLLAMEMSTGQMVEDVRLAADCACPVDFYGRPPGSIPTPDELAKEAMKVWRKRGLK; encoded by the coding sequence ATGGCCCGAAGGGTAATGATCAAGGGAAACGAAGCCATTGCCATGGGGGCCATCGAAGCGGGGTGCCGCTATTACTTCGGCTACCCCATCACCCCCCAGACCGACATCCCCGAATACCTGGCCGCGGTCCTGCCCAAGATGGGCGGCACCTTCCTGCAGGCCGAGAGCGAGGTGGCGGCCATCAACATGCTCATGGGCGCGGCGGCCACGGGAGCCCGGGCCATGACCTCCAGCTCCAGTCCGGGCATCAGCCTTAAGCAGGAGGGCATCAGCTACCTGGCCGGTTCCCAGATACCGGGGGTCATCGTGAACATGAGCCGTTCCGGCCCCGGCCTGGGCGGCATCCATCCCTCCCAGGGCGACTACTTCCAGTCCACCCGGGGCGGCGGCCACGGCGACTACCGCACCCTGGTGCTGGCTCCTTCCACGGCCCAGGAAAACTACGACCTGACCATGCTGGCCTTTGACCTGGCCGACAAGTACCGCAACCCGGTCATGGTCTTGGGCGATGCTCTCATCGGACAGATCAAGGAGCCGGTGGAGCTCAAGGCCTACCGCAAGAAACCCAAGGCCAAGCCCTGGGCTCTCACCGGGGCCGAGGGGCGCCACGGCCAGATCCTCAAGTCCCTGTTTTTGGCCGACGGCGAGCTGACCGACCACAACTGGCTCTTGGACAAAAAATACAAGAGCATGGAAAAAGAGGTGCGCTACGAGACCTACCGCGCCGAGGACGCCAAGATGATGCTGGTGGCCTTCGGTTCGGTGGGGCGCATCCTCAGGACCAGCGTGGACATCCTGCGCGACAAGGGCAAGGCGGTGGGGCTCATGCGGCCCATCACCCTGTTCCCCTTCCCCACCAAGGCGGTGCGCCAGACGGCCGAAGCGGCCCAGGTGCTCTTGGCCATGGAGATGAGCACCGGCCAGATGGTGGAGGACGTGCGCCTGGCGGCCGACTGCGCCTGCCCGGTTGATTTCTACGGACGCCCGCCGGGTTCCATACCCACCCCCGACGAGTTGGCCAAGGAAGCCATGAAAGTATGGCGGAAGAGAGGCCTGAAATGA
- a CDS encoding RNA recognition motif domain-containing protein: MAKNIYVGNLSYNSNEDTLRSAFEQYGNVLSARVITDRETGRSRGFGFVEMEDDAADQAIAGMNGADLDGRQLKVNEARPREPRPPRRW, translated from the coding sequence ATGGCAAAGAATATCTACGTGGGCAACCTGTCCTACAACTCCAACGAGGACACCCTGCGCTCCGCCTTTGAGCAGTACGGCAACGTGCTGTCTGCCAGGGTGATCACTGACCGTGAAACCGGCCGCTCCCGCGGCTTCGGCTTCGTGGAGATGGAGGATGATGCCGCGGACCAGGCCATCGCAGGCATGAACGGCGCCGATCTGGACGGCCGTCAGCTGAAGGTGAACGAAGCCCGCCCCCGCGAGCCCCGTCCGCCCCGCCGCTGGTAG
- a CDS encoding 2-oxoacid:acceptor oxidoreductase family protein — MYFDTIIAGFGGQGVLLMGNVLAYAAMQAGKQVTYMPVYGVEMRGGTANCTVVVSDRPVGSPIIHEPVSAVLMNRPSAEKFGPRVKKKGQVFVNASLVKPGQFETRAKRSSWVPTLELATELGNPRLANMVMLGAVVQGSGVLTVGQVADALSGALDPRYHKMIPANVEALEAGARYVSEQKAA, encoded by the coding sequence ATGTACTTTGACACCATAATCGCCGGATTCGGCGGCCAGGGCGTGCTGCTCATGGGCAACGTCTTGGCCTACGCCGCCATGCAGGCGGGCAAGCAAGTAACCTACATGCCGGTGTACGGCGTGGAGATGCGCGGCGGCACCGCCAACTGCACCGTGGTGGTCAGCGACCGCCCGGTGGGCTCGCCCATAATCCACGAGCCGGTCAGCGCCGTGCTGATGAACCGCCCCTCGGCCGAAAAATTCGGCCCGCGGGTAAAGAAAAAGGGCCAAGTGTTCGTCAACGCCAGTTTGGTGAAGCCGGGCCAGTTCGAGACTCGGGCCAAGCGCTCCAGCTGGGTGCCCACCCTGGAGCTGGCCACCGAGCTGGGCAATCCCCGCCTGGCCAACATGGTCATGCTGGGGGCGGTGGTGCAGGGCAGCGGAGTGCTCACCGTGGGGCAGGTGGCCGACGCCCTGAGCGGGGCCCTGGACCCGCGCTACCACAAGATGATCCCGGCCAACGTGGAGGCCCTGGAGGCCGGGGCCCGCTATGTGAGCGAGCAAAAGGCCGCTTAG
- a CDS encoding retron St85 family effector protein: protein MPENTLLNQLSCSIDLSKSKVVGYPSFIFLCGGPVPMDDGTAEFMSCRDIFLNHILCKNYPFSSQIILAEEIFTYFNHSSYKDLLTFEEDLADLSSLTVIFSESPGSIAEFGSFSVLDSIRDKLLVVLHENDTDKESFIWRGPAMHLIERAKKYSRENPITIYNWKAKTRTPSHMNIEDFSDAEDLADMINAFVKSRPKIVSFQPDDHGHIVTLP, encoded by the coding sequence TTGCCTGAGAACACCTTATTAAATCAATTAAGCTGTTCAATCGACTTATCTAAAAGTAAAGTTGTAGGATACCCATCGTTCATTTTTCTGTGCGGCGGACCAGTACCAATGGACGACGGGACCGCAGAGTTTATGTCGTGCCGCGATATTTTTCTTAATCATATATTGTGTAAAAATTATCCATTTAGTAGCCAGATTATATTAGCCGAGGAAATATTCACATATTTTAACCATTCATCCTATAAAGATTTGCTAACCTTTGAAGAAGATTTGGCAGACCTATCCTCACTGACAGTTATTTTTTCTGAAAGTCCCGGCTCCATAGCTGAGTTTGGCTCATTTTCTGTTCTAGATTCAATTCGCGACAAGCTACTTGTCGTCCTTCACGAAAATGACACCGATAAAGAATCATTTATCTGGCGTGGTCCAGCTATGCATCTAATTGAACGGGCAAAAAAATATAGCCGTGAAAATCCCATAACTATTTATAATTGGAAAGCAAAAACGCGTACACCAAGTCACATGAATATTGAAGACTTTAGCGATGCAGAAGATTTAGCAGACATGATCAACGCATTTGTAAAATCTAGGCCCAAAATAGTGTCATTTCAGCCAGATGACCACGGCCATATTGTAACCCTCCCTTAA
- a CDS encoding thiamine pyrophosphate-dependent enzyme, giving the protein MQQVFDRPKSLKDVPYHYCPGCHHGVIHRLVAEQIDAFGLQNKTLAAASVGCSVLMYDYFDVDVLESPHGRAPAVATGLKRAMPDSFVFTYQGDGDLAAIGTAEIVHAANRGENITVVFVNNAVFGMTGGQMAPTTLEGQVTTTSPYGRSAATDGLPIRVCELLSTLEGTSYIARVAVDNMKNLKKAKAALKRAFTYQTKGWGFSLVEFLSSCPTNWKMTAEEANARVGKEMAAYFPLGVYKDVRAN; this is encoded by the coding sequence ATGCAGCAGGTCTTCGACCGCCCCAAATCCTTGAAGGACGTGCCCTACCACTATTGCCCCGGCTGTCACCACGGCGTGATCCACCGCCTGGTGGCCGAGCAGATCGACGCCTTCGGCCTGCAGAATAAGACCCTGGCCGCGGCCAGCGTGGGCTGCTCGGTGCTGATGTACGACTACTTCGACGTAGACGTGCTGGAGTCTCCCCACGGCCGCGCCCCGGCGGTGGCCACCGGCCTCAAGCGGGCCATGCCCGATAGCTTCGTGTTCACCTACCAGGGCGACGGCGACCTGGCGGCCATCGGCACCGCCGAGATCGTGCACGCGGCCAACCGCGGCGAGAACATCACCGTGGTGTTCGTGAACAACGCGGTGTTCGGCATGACCGGCGGCCAGATGGCCCCCACCACCCTGGAGGGCCAGGTGACCACCACCAGCCCCTACGGCCGCAGCGCCGCCACCGACGGCCTGCCCATCCGCGTCTGCGAGCTGCTCTCCACCCTGGAAGGCACCTCCTACATCGCTCGGGTGGCGGTGGACAACATGAAAAACCTGAAAAAGGCCAAGGCGGCCCTCAAGCGCGCCTTCACCTACCAGACCAAGGGCTGGGGTTTCTCGCTGGTCGAGTTCCTGTCCTCTTGCCCCACCAACTGGAAGATGACCGCCGAGGAAGCCAACGCCCGGGTGGGCAAGGAAATGGCCGCTTACTTTCCCCTGGGCGTCTACAAAGACGTCCGGGCCAATTGA
- a CDS encoding indolepyruvate ferredoxin oxidoreductase subunit alpha, with the protein MPQVKVLSERCKGCGLCVLACPKHNLALGKDYNAQGYAYVTFDPDGKCTGCTFCAELCPDMALRVYKEERA; encoded by the coding sequence ATGCCTCAGGTAAAGGTACTGAGCGAGCGCTGCAAGGGCTGCGGGCTATGTGTGCTCGCGTGTCCCAAGCACAATCTGGCCCTGGGCAAGGACTACAACGCCCAGGGCTATGCCTATGTAACCTTCGATCCAGACGGCAAGTGCACCGGCTGCACCTTTTGCGCCGAGCTCTGTCCGGACATGGCCCTAAGGGTCTACAAAGAGGAGAGAGCGTGA
- a CDS encoding retron St85 family RNA-directed DNA polymerase, producing the protein MILQLVLKLSEDLLIPIDTLRSLIRSAPHRYKTYYIRKRSNSGFRLIAQPAKEVKILQYWVIKNIFPALPVHNVATAYLKQKGIKNNAEQHKDNSFLLKLDFKNFFPSINDNDFRFIARNQRNLSLDEHDILLLSKILFWQPKGHNSLRLSIGAPSSPILSNAVMFQFDELLYDYCESNKIVYTRYADDMTFSMQNGKERKFIISAIQDILSRISHPKLTLNDSKTIFSSKANRRLITGLIISNDGHVTIGRDKKRLLRSQIHHYIGGKLSKKEIDKLKGTIAFVKSIEPKFIDALLSKYDIKHFKDL; encoded by the coding sequence GTGATTTTGCAACTTGTTTTAAAATTGTCAGAAGATCTTTTAATACCAATTGACACGTTGCGCTCTTTAATTAGAAGTGCCCCTCATAGGTACAAAACATATTATATACGTAAACGGTCTAATTCTGGTTTTAGATTAATTGCTCAACCGGCAAAGGAAGTAAAAATACTTCAGTATTGGGTCATTAAAAATATTTTTCCAGCACTTCCAGTACACAATGTCGCCACGGCGTACCTCAAACAAAAAGGCATTAAAAATAATGCTGAGCAGCATAAGGATAATTCTTTTTTACTAAAACTTGATTTTAAAAATTTTTTTCCTTCTATCAATGATAATGATTTTCGTTTCATAGCTAGAAATCAGCGCAATTTGTCGTTGGATGAACACGATATTTTATTATTATCAAAAATTCTTTTTTGGCAACCAAAAGGACATAACTCGCTTCGGCTTTCCATAGGTGCGCCTTCATCCCCCATACTTTCAAACGCTGTAATGTTTCAATTTGATGAGCTATTATATGATTATTGTGAGTCCAATAAAATTGTTTATACTAGATATGCAGATGATATGACGTTTTCAATGCAAAACGGCAAAGAAAGAAAATTTATTATTTCAGCAATTCAAGATATATTGTCGCGCATATCCCATCCGAAATTAACTCTTAATGATTCTAAGACAATATTTTCTTCAAAAGCCAATAGGCGTTTAATTACCGGGCTAATAATTTCAAACGATGGACATGTAACAATTGGCAGGGATAAAAAACGTCTATTAAGATCTCAAATACACCATTACATCGGTGGTAAATTGTCAAAGAAAGAAATAGACAAATTAAAAGGTACAATTGCTTTTGTAAAAAGCATTGAACCTAAATTCATAGATGCATTACTGAGCAAATACGACATTAAACACTTTAAAGACCTCTAG
- the fabD gene encoding ACP S-malonyltransferase, whose translation MAKVAVVFPGQGSQYLGMGQAWMETSSQARELFSLAEQASGLPLIKLCQQGPMEELTLTVNLQPAIIAVDLCCWQGLAAAGIKPHAVAGHSVGEYAALAAAEALTPAQCLELITLRGRLMDRDAHAHPGAMTAIMGAGPEEVAALCQAVEGEVQPANYNTPSQTVITGETEAVAAAGALAKDKGLKAIPLKVSGAWHSPLIAEAGKDMAAALEPLSFAAPTCLHVPNTTGEPTNDPTVIKNQLMKQLTAPVRWVQTIQALLGQGVDVFIEAGPKTVLAGLIKKTAPSSVNVLNVQEPADLEKLDAIL comes from the coding sequence ATGGCTAAAGTCGCCGTAGTGTTTCCGGGACAGGGATCGCAGTACCTGGGCATGGGCCAGGCCTGGATGGAGACCTCGTCCCAGGCCCGCGAGCTGTTTAGTCTGGCCGAGCAGGCCAGCGGGCTGCCCCTGATCAAGCTGTGCCAACAAGGGCCCATGGAGGAGCTGACCCTCACGGTCAACCTGCAGCCGGCCATCATCGCCGTGGACTTGTGCTGCTGGCAGGGCCTGGCCGCCGCGGGAATCAAGCCCCATGCCGTGGCCGGCCACAGCGTGGGCGAATACGCCGCCCTGGCCGCCGCCGAGGCGCTCACCCCGGCCCAGTGCCTGGAGCTGATCACCCTGCGCGGCCGCCTCATGGACCGCGACGCCCACGCCCACCCCGGAGCCATGACCGCCATCATGGGCGCGGGCCCAGAGGAAGTGGCCGCCCTGTGCCAGGCGGTGGAGGGCGAGGTGCAGCCGGCCAACTACAACACCCCGTCCCAGACCGTGATCACCGGCGAGACCGAGGCGGTGGCCGCCGCCGGCGCCCTGGCCAAGGACAAAGGCCTCAAGGCCATACCCTTGAAGGTCTCGGGCGCCTGGCACAGCCCGCTCATCGCCGAGGCGGGCAAGGACATGGCCGCCGCCCTGGAGCCCCTTAGCTTCGCCGCTCCCACCTGCCTGCATGTGCCCAACACCACCGGGGAGCCCACCAACGACCCCACGGTCATCAAAAATCAATTAATGAAACAGCTCACCGCTCCGGTGCGCTGGGTTCAAACCATCCAGGCGCTGCTGGGGCAGGGCGTGGATGTGTTCATAGAAGCCGGGCCCAAGACAGTCTTGGCCGGGCTGATCAAAAAGACCGCGCCCTCTTCGGTAAACGTGCTCAACGTGCAAGAGCCCGCAGACCTGGAGAAGCTTGACGCGATCTTGTAA
- a CDS encoding Zn-ribbon domain-containing OB-fold protein produces MTKAYEGPLTTKFIGEPSEIYDDAGDFWVVNFPRSITHHHTYGLLTPFFKGLTQGKLLATKCTNPECTENSTWLPPRADCPDCYARTEWVEVPAEGTIYAYTMLDYAGIGIEMETPYWQIDVQIEGVDTIFKGWLKEGKPVTGMPVRAEFNTANPTHTILDICWVPK; encoded by the coding sequence ATGACTAAAGCCTACGAAGGTCCCCTGACCACCAAATTCATCGGCGAGCCCAGCGAGATCTACGATGACGCCGGCGATTTCTGGGTAGTGAACTTTCCCCGCAGCATAACCCATCACCACACCTACGGCCTGCTGACCCCCTTCTTCAAGGGGCTGACCCAGGGCAAGCTGTTGGCCACCAAGTGCACCAACCCCGAGTGCACCGAGAACTCCACCTGGCTGCCGCCCCGGGCCGACTGCCCGGATTGCTACGCGCGCACCGAGTGGGTCGAGGTGCCCGCCGAGGGCACGATCTACGCCTACACCATGCTGGATTACGCCGGCATAGGCATCGAGATGGAGACCCCCTACTGGCAGATCGACGTGCAGATAGAGGGGGTGGACACCATTTTCAAGGGGTGGCTCAAGGAGGGCAAGCCGGTGACCGGAATGCCGGTGCGGGCCGAGTTCAACACGGCCAACCCCACGCACACCATCTTGGACATCTGCTGGGTGCCCAAGTAG